The following is a genomic window from Verrucosispora sp. WMMD573.
AGCGAGACCTGGGCCGCGGCGGCGATGTCGGCCGCACCGATGTCGCGGTCGGCGTACTCCTCGATGAAGGCCGTGGCACGGCGGAGCGTGGCGGTGGTCGCGGCCCGCCGGTCGGTGGCGTGTGGCCAGCCGGCAGTGGAGTTGGGGAAGACCGCCAGGGCCGAGGCGGCCAGCATCCGGGCCGCGTTGGCGATGATCAGGGGCTCGCGGTACGCGTACGGGTTGCCCAGTACGACGTGGTTGAGGTAGCTGGTGGTGTGCCGCCACAGTCCGGCCAGCGCCGGGGAGGCGGGGGACAGACCGCAGAACTGGACCGCCCTCACCCGCCCGGCGGACGCGGTGCCGGTCACCCGGTCCAGCACGGAGAGGTCGAGCAGGCAGACGCTGACCCTGCCCGGCAGCCAGCGCAGCGAGCAGGAAAGGTCGGGGAGGGTGGCCAGGAAGACGTCGCCCGGGTTGTACCGGCCGTAGGCACCGGCGCCTGAGCGGTCGACGCGTCCGTTGAGGATCTCGCAGATCACCAGCGCGCCGGGCGGTTCGACATCGAGATCGAGCTGTGTGGACTGGTCCACCGACTCCAACCAGAACGGGCCCGCGTCGACCCGTTGGTGGCGGAGCCGGTAGTGGACGCCGGGGGCGGCGCGGAAGGCGACCTTGGCGTGGTAGGCGTACGCCAGGAAGTCGTGGATCGTCTCCGGGTCGCGGCTGTCGAACCGGTGGGCAGTCGGAACCTTCGTCTTCAATACGTCTCCATCGACCTGGACGGAGGGCGCTTCGGCACGCCGGGACGACGCCCGGCGAGACGTGGTGGATCCGGAGAGCGATAGGACATGCAGAGCCAGGATTCCCATCGATGGTATCCACAAAGGAGGAAGTCCCATGAAGTTTTCGCGGCGCATCCGTCGCGCCGGTGGATCTCGCTCGTTGTCGATGTCAGGGGAGTTTTCGTTTTCGGGCTAATCGGTACGGTCCGGCGTGCGCGCACCGGGCTAGCCGACGACCCTCCGTGGCCATGATCATGCGAAGGGTGTCGAACGAGGGGTAGCTGATCGACCAACGGGTGAAGGGGTGGGGTGTTGGAGACCAAGGATCCGACTGACATCGTCCGACTGGCGACGGCTGAGGCGCGCCGGCGGATCGCCGGTGAGACAGACCTGACCGGCA
Proteins encoded in this region:
- a CDS encoding helix-turn-helix transcriptional regulator, whose product is MKTKVPTAHRFDSRDPETIHDFLAYAYHAKVAFRAAPGVHYRLRHQRVDAGPFWLESVDQSTQLDLDVEPPGALVICEILNGRVDRSGAGAYGRYNPGDVFLATLPDLSCSLRWLPGRVSVCLLDLSVLDRVTGTASAGRVRAVQFCGLSPASPALAGLWRHTTSYLNHVVLGNPYAYREPLIIANAARMLAASALAVFPNSTAGWPHATDRRAATTATLRRATAFIEEYADRDIGAADIAAAAQVSLRTLQLAFRRHLDTTPMAHLRRVRLDRAHRDLMQADPRQETVSAIASRWGFLSHSRFTARYHATYGFPPSRTLHA